In Phreatobacter stygius, a genomic segment contains:
- a CDS encoding glycerol dehydrogenase: MTIRAFGAPHRYIQGPGALDQLGPMLAIYGRRAFVVADRIVAGLLKDRLTAATADHLEAITFGDFGGECTAAEIDRMTAAATAAGSDVVIGLGGGKAIDTAKGVRIARGGGLIIMPTIASNDSPTSRLAILYTADHVLSEVRLMATNPDAVIVDTEIIVQAPVRFFVAGIGDALTKKFEAEQCYRTGGLNFYKARPPELALAIADRCYQVIRAQGEKATADVRARTATEAVESVVEATILMSGLGFESGGLSLAHSLTRGFSAIPELAAALHGEQVAYGLLAQLVVERRPADFLSDFRGFYQRLGLPLKLADLGFTGDRGAALRTIAERTIAEAPYIRQIEAELDVAKLTAALEQVEAAI, encoded by the coding sequence ATGACCATCCGGGCCTTCGGTGCGCCGCACCGCTATATCCAGGGGCCGGGCGCGCTCGATCAACTGGGCCCCATGCTGGCGATCTATGGCCGGCGCGCCTTCGTGGTCGCCGACCGGATCGTCGCCGGCCTGCTGAAGGACCGGCTGACGGCGGCGACCGCTGACCATCTCGAAGCCATCACCTTCGGCGATTTCGGCGGCGAATGCACGGCGGCCGAGATCGACCGGATGACGGCGGCGGCAACAGCGGCCGGTTCCGACGTGGTCATCGGGCTCGGCGGCGGCAAGGCGATCGATACCGCCAAGGGGGTGAGGATCGCGCGCGGCGGCGGGCTGATCATCATGCCGACCATCGCCTCGAACGATTCCCCGACCAGCCGGCTGGCCATCCTCTACACCGCCGACCATGTGCTGAGCGAAGTCCGACTGATGGCCACCAATCCGGATGCCGTCATCGTCGATACCGAGATCATCGTCCAGGCGCCGGTGCGCTTCTTCGTGGCCGGCATCGGCGATGCCCTGACCAAAAAATTCGAGGCCGAGCAGTGCTATCGCACCGGCGGGCTGAATTTCTATAAGGCCCGCCCGCCGGAACTGGCTCTTGCGATCGCCGACCGCTGCTATCAGGTGATCCGCGCGCAGGGCGAAAAGGCCACCGCCGATGTGCGCGCCAGGACCGCGACGGAAGCGGTCGAGAGCGTGGTCGAGGCGACCATCCTGATGAGCGGGCTCGGTTTCGAGAGCGGCGGGCTGTCGCTCGCCCATTCGCTGACCCGCGGCTTTTCAGCGATCCCCGAGCTTGCGGCGGCGTTGCATGGCGAACAGGTCGCCTATGGCCTGCTGGCGCAATTGGTGGTGGAGCGGCGGCCGGCTGATTTTCTGAGCGATTTCAGAGGCTTCTACCAGCGTCTTGGCTTGCCGCTGAAGCTCGCCGATCTCGGCTTCACCGGCGATCGCGGGGCGGCGCTCAGGACCATCGCGGAGCGGACCATCGCGGAAGCGCCCTATATCCGGCAGATCGAGGCGGAGCTGGACGTGGCGAAGCTGACGGCTGCGCTGGAGCAGGTGGAAGCGGCGATTTGA
- a CDS encoding ABC transporter substrate-binding protein — MTRRTEPGGLDRRRLITAAGATAAATMLGAPVVRAQGKKTLRFLNTETSIDSIRALRVACAEYERQFGTRVVVDSVPLDDAFTKVTTSLRGGQPYDIATFAFVGHVLILASEGQLMPLTELTSKRQWGPKILFPIKNEVYWYPYDYNLAWIYYRKDLYEAKGLSVPKTWADMLKNSQALTADGRSGALFPIGSNGATNWLSPGFMWAEGVKLFDDKWNVIIDNAEMAPKVTRYLDFFAELYKTMPSGSSQASFGEVLSNFSSDKLGHTAYAGRIIEALERNSPALASKYGIMPYMDSKGAAKAVNHGYDGWVVLKTGNSDESMKFMSWFTENHYINFLHTAPLHFQPPRLDVYEDERWRAHPLIEKHKDAVETMRGFITDKSMILTSIDTEGPEPDLRPGKVFEAFVVPEMLQNRVLKNMSSADALKAAAEKMRKVVA; from the coding sequence ATGACCAGAAGGACAGAGCCCGGCGGGCTCGATCGGCGCAGGCTGATCACGGCCGCGGGCGCGACCGCCGCGGCGACGATGTTGGGTGCACCCGTCGTGCGCGCCCAGGGCAAGAAGACGCTCAGGTTCCTCAACACCGAGACCTCGATCGACAGCATCCGCGCATTGCGCGTTGCCTGCGCCGAATATGAGCGCCAGTTCGGCACCCGCGTCGTGGTCGACAGCGTGCCGCTGGATGATGCCTTCACCAAGGTGACGACCTCGCTGCGCGGCGGCCAGCCCTATGACATCGCCACCTTCGCCTTTGTCGGCCATGTGCTGATCCTGGCCTCCGAAGGCCAGCTGATGCCGCTGACCGAACTGACCTCGAAGCGGCAATGGGGTCCGAAGATCCTGTTTCCGATCAAGAACGAGGTCTATTGGTACCCCTACGACTACAATCTCGCCTGGATCTATTACCGCAAGGATCTCTACGAGGCGAAGGGCCTGAGCGTGCCGAAGACCTGGGCCGACATGCTCAAGAATTCGCAGGCGCTGACCGCCGACGGCCGCTCCGGCGCGCTGTTCCCGATCGGCTCGAACGGCGCGACCAACTGGCTCTCGCCCGGCTTCATGTGGGCCGAAGGCGTCAAGCTGTTCGACGACAAGTGGAACGTCATCATCGACAATGCCGAGATGGCGCCGAAGGTGACGCGTTACCTCGACTTCTTCGCCGAGCTCTACAAGACCATGCCGAGCGGTTCGAGCCAGGCAAGTTTCGGCGAGGTCTTGAGCAATTTCTCGTCCGACAAGCTCGGCCACACCGCCTATGCCGGGCGCATCATCGAGGCGCTGGAACGCAACTCGCCGGCGCTGGCCAGCAAATATGGCATCATGCCCTATATGGACAGCAAGGGCGCGGCCAAGGCGGTCAACCACGGCTATGACGGCTGGGTGGTGCTGAAGACCGGCAATTCCGACGAGTCGATGAAGTTCATGTCCTGGTTCACCGAGAACCACTACATTAACTTCCTGCACACGGCGCCCTTGCACTTCCAGCCGCCGCGGCTCGACGTCTACGAGGACGAGCGCTGGCGCGCCCACCCCTTGATCGAGAAGCACAAGGACGCGGTCGAGACGATGCGCGGCTTCATCACCGACAAATCGATGATCCTCACCTCGATCGACACCGAAGGGCCGGAGCCGGACCTGCGGCCGGGCAAGGTGTTCGAGGCCTTCGTCGTGCCGGAAATGCTGCAGAACCGCGTGCTGAAGAACATGTCCTCGGCCGATGCCCTGAAGGCGGCGGCGGAGAAGATGCGCAAAGTCGTCGCGTGA
- a CDS encoding carbohydrate ABC transporter permease, giving the protein MNSKATIYSFLGIGLVVTLVLIVAPVTYAISLSFYRMDSFIGTPQWVGLDNYIAVVRLPEFWNALKNGLIYSLGSIVLQLVLGIGFALVLNEVFPGRNFVRGLSILPYLLPTVVVVLTFKWMVDGSIGIVTAGIAALGLPPVNWFESPGAAMASVIFVSVWMWTPFVTTCFLAALQTVPASLYEAARVDGTTAIQRFFHITLPMLKPILTVIVLLRAIWMFNKFDVIWLLTRGGPVSSTEHLAILSYRHAFSLFDIGGGAAIATISFLILSAVVFVYFRLFPLETD; this is encoded by the coding sequence GTGAATTCCAAAGCAACGATCTATTCTTTCCTGGGCATTGGCCTGGTGGTGACGCTGGTGCTGATCGTGGCGCCGGTCACCTATGCCATCAGCCTGTCGTTCTACCGGATGGATTCCTTCATCGGCACGCCGCAATGGGTTGGCCTCGACAACTACATCGCCGTCGTCCGCCTGCCGGAATTCTGGAACGCGCTGAAGAACGGGCTGATCTATTCGCTCGGCTCGATCGTGCTGCAACTGGTGCTCGGCATCGGCTTCGCGCTGGTGCTGAACGAGGTGTTTCCCGGCCGCAACTTCGTCCGCGGCCTGTCGATCCTGCCCTATCTCCTGCCGACCGTGGTGGTGGTGCTGACGTTCAAATGGATGGTCGACGGTTCGATCGGCATCGTCACCGCGGGCATTGCCGCGCTCGGCCTGCCGCCGGTCAACTGGTTCGAGAGCCCGGGCGCCGCCATGGCCTCGGTGATCTTCGTCAGCGTCTGGATGTGGACACCCTTCGTCACCACCTGCTTCCTGGCGGCGCTGCAGACCGTTCCGGCCTCGCTCTACGAGGCCGCCCGGGTCGACGGCACCACCGCGATCCAGCGCTTCTTCCACATCACGCTGCCCATGCTGAAACCGATCCTGACGGTGATCGTGCTGTTGCGCGCCATCTGGATGTTCAACAAGTTCGACGTGATCTGGCTGTTGACCCGCGGCGGACCGGTCAGCTCGACCGAGCACCTGGCGATCCTGTCCTATCGCCACGCCTTCTCGCTGTTCGACATTGGCGGTGGGGCGGCGATCGCCACCATCTCGTTCCTGATCCTGTCGGCGGTGGTCTTCGTCTATTTCCGCCTGTTCCCGCTCGAAACGGATTGA
- a CDS encoding sensor histidine kinase, translated as MTETANRDMAVEPTQGGRSAWRWLAGWAVASLIAAGLATYAHVQALDGQMQAVGQTLHRVISQRADQHDALLTSIGAVVRVPGPLRSDLVAVLAESVQRFYPRVRTIAVVEIGAEPKVLFSTHPDDAINPPAGAVAARLATEPPGRSVVLPGAAGSGFYHVVKRAGSEPLALLLTVDAARLIEAEPGMVTAAVGLTAEDGTAIVAPIPAGGAVAGWRGPVLDFQKVLGSQSQPLTLSLTRNLGLAETVPFSTIAAIAAALGLVAWLGHRVVTERRKAEAARRHASLSADEARFAQATRVNAMGELASGIAHELAQPIAAILSQSQAGARLVRSEPLDRQAVIQALEANARLAKRAGAILDRLRDYVRPGAPERQPTNAGELVGHVVALIRGDVAGRGVHLSVGPLAADASVLVEPIAVEQALHNLVRNAAEAVEALAPERRRIDISTGFDGGMVEIVVEDRGPGLAPELLARLFEPFRSTKPNGMGLGLALSQRLVEANGGRIAGGNRPDGGARFTIALPLHRAEPQRREAAE; from the coding sequence TTGACCGAGACTGCGAACCGCGACATGGCCGTGGAGCCGACCCAGGGCGGGCGATCGGCCTGGCGCTGGCTTGCCGGCTGGGCGGTGGCCTCGCTGATCGCGGCGGGGCTCGCGACCTATGCTCATGTCCAGGCGCTCGATGGTCAGATGCAGGCCGTGGGCCAGACCCTGCACCGGGTGATCTCGCAGCGTGCCGACCAGCATGATGCGCTGCTGACCAGCATCGGCGCCGTCGTCCGCGTGCCCGGGCCGTTGCGCAGCGATCTCGTCGCGGTGCTCGCCGAGAGCGTCCAGCGCTTCTATCCGCGCGTCCGCACCATCGCGGTGGTCGAGATCGGCGCCGAACCCAAGGTCTTGTTCTCGACCCATCCCGACGATGCCATCAATCCGCCCGCAGGCGCGGTCGCGGCGAGGCTTGCAACCGAACCGCCGGGGCGCAGCGTCGTGCTGCCGGGCGCGGCCGGCTCCGGCTTCTACCACGTGGTCAAGCGCGCCGGCTCGGAGCCGCTGGCGCTGCTGCTGACCGTCGATGCGGCGAGGCTGATCGAAGCCGAGCCCGGCATGGTCACGGCGGCGGTTGGCCTGACCGCGGAGGACGGCACGGCGATCGTCGCCCCGATTCCGGCTGGCGGCGCGGTCGCCGGCTGGCGCGGCCCGGTGCTGGACTTCCAGAAGGTCCTCGGCAGCCAGAGCCAGCCGCTCACCCTGTCGCTGACGCGCAATCTTGGCCTGGCCGAGACGGTGCCATTCAGCACCATCGCGGCGATCGCGGCGGCGCTCGGCCTCGTCGCCTGGCTCGGCCACCGTGTCGTGACCGAGCGGCGCAAGGCCGAGGCGGCGCGCCGGCACGCCAGCCTGAGCGCCGACGAGGCCAGGTTCGCCCAGGCGACCCGGGTCAATGCCATGGGCGAACTCGCCTCCGGCATCGCGCATGAACTGGCGCAGCCGATCGCCGCCATTCTCAGCCAGTCCCAGGCCGGCGCACGTCTCGTCCGCAGCGAACCGCTCGACCGCCAGGCGGTGATCCAGGCGCTGGAGGCCAATGCCCGGCTCGCCAAGCGCGCCGGCGCCATTCTCGACCGGCTGCGCGACTATGTCCGGCCCGGCGCGCCGGAACGGCAGCCGACGAATGCGGGCGAACTCGTCGGCCATGTCGTGGCGCTGATCCGCGGCGACGTCGCAGGCCGCGGCGTGCACCTGAGCGTCGGGCCGCTCGCCGCCGATGCCAGCGTGCTGGTCGAGCCGATCGCCGTCGAGCAGGCCTTGCACAATCTCGTCCGCAACGCCGCCGAGGCGGTCGAGGCTTTGGCCCCCGAGCGCCGGCGCATCGATATCTCCACCGGTTTCGACGGCGGCATGGTCGAGATTGTGGTCGAGGACCGGGGACCGGGCCTCGCGCCCGAACTTCTGGCCCGGCTGTTCGAACCGTTCCGCAGCACCAAGCCGAACGGCATGGGACTGGGCCTGGCGCTGTCGCAGCGTCTGGTCGAGGCCAATGGCGGGCGGATCGCCGGGGGCAACC
- a CDS encoding FAD-binding oxidoreductase translates to MTERSISAARDQDVVAADMVQAFAAIVGATHVLSAFDDRLPYARDRLPFAVFRERAGLLAGAVPQLVVRPADAGEVARVVRLAKEQGIRLIPYGNGSGVLGGAIPLGGEVMLDLRRLDGIVSINPVDAMVTVRAGMNGWAFEQALNAAGFTTGHLPQSIEISTVGGWAACRGGGQASSRYGKIEDIVTGLKAVLPDGTLLEVRPVARRSVGPSIRDLLVGSEGAFGVITELTLRIWRKPEVERGVVLAFPTLQASFDAARAIMQAELRPSIVRLYDAVESAERTADLAQFKAKPILAVLAFAGAEPLVTTEREMALTIAAEFGGEPAPSGPYDHWIANRYVAYSQKWHAAGYFNDTIEVTGNWSVLPELYDSIAKAVRAIYPAVHFGAHWSHVYPEGACQYMTIRLPPMPEADALPLHAKLWETIESLTLDLGGSIAHHHGVGLFRNPWIRRELGSGLDLLQTIKDALDPGNLLNPGKLGLRPAQGAVDIRNV, encoded by the coding sequence ATGACCGAACGTTCGATATCAGCCGCGCGCGACCAGGATGTGGTTGCCGCCGACATGGTTCAGGCCTTCGCGGCGATCGTCGGCGCGACCCATGTGCTCTCGGCTTTCGACGACCGTTTGCCTTATGCCCGCGACCGGCTGCCCTTCGCCGTGTTCCGCGAACGCGCCGGCCTGCTGGCGGGCGCCGTGCCGCAACTGGTGGTGCGGCCGGCCGATGCCGGCGAGGTCGCCAGGGTGGTGCGGCTCGCGAAAGAGCAGGGCATCCGCCTGATCCCTTATGGCAATGGCTCGGGCGTGCTCGGCGGCGCCATCCCGCTCGGCGGCGAGGTGATGCTGGACCTGCGCCGGCTCGACGGCATCGTCTCGATCAATCCGGTCGACGCCATGGTGACGGTGCGCGCCGGCATGAATGGCTGGGCTTTCGAACAGGCGCTGAACGCCGCCGGGTTCACCACCGGCCACCTGCCGCAATCGATCGAGATCTCCACCGTCGGCGGCTGGGCCGCCTGCCGGGGCGGCGGCCAGGCGAGCAGCCGTTATGGCAAGATCGAAGACATCGTCACCGGCCTGAAGGCGGTGCTGCCGGATGGCACGCTCCTGGAGGTTCGGCCGGTGGCGCGCCGCTCGGTCGGGCCGTCGATCCGCGACCTGCTGGTCGGCAGCGAAGGCGCTTTCGGCGTCATCACCGAACTGACGCTGAGGATCTGGCGGAAGCCCGAGGTCGAGCGCGGCGTCGTGCTGGCCTTCCCGACGCTGCAGGCTTCGTTCGACGCGGCGCGGGCGATCATGCAGGCCGAGCTCAGGCCGAGCATCGTCCGGCTCTACGACGCGGTGGAAAGCGCCGAGCGCACCGCCGATCTCGCCCAGTTCAAGGCAAAGCCGATCCTCGCCGTGCTGGCCTTTGCCGGCGCCGAACCGCTGGTCACGACCGAACGGGAGATGGCGCTGACGATCGCCGCGGAGTTCGGCGGCGAACCCGCGCCAAGCGGTCCCTATGACCACTGGATCGCCAATCGCTACGTCGCCTATTCGCAGAAATGGCACGCGGCCGGCTATTTCAACGACACCATCGAGGTGACCGGCAACTGGTCGGTGCTGCCGGAGCTCTATGACAGCATCGCCAAGGCCGTGCGCGCGATCTATCCGGCGGTGCATTTTGGCGCGCACTGGTCGCATGTCTATCCGGAAGGCGCCTGCCAATACATGACCATCCGCCTGCCGCCCATGCCGGAAGCCGACGCACTTCCGCTGCATGCGAAACTCTGGGAAACCATCGAGAGCCTGACCCTCGATCTCGGCGGTTCGATCGCCCACCATCACGGTGTCGGGCTGTTCCGCAATCCGTGGATCCGGCGCGAGCTCGGCTCGGGTCTCGACCTCTTGCAAACCATCAAGGACGCGCTCGATCCGGGCAACCTGCTCAATCCCGGCAAGCTGGGTCTCAGGCCCGCACAAGGCGCGGTGGATATCCGCAATGTCTAA
- a CDS encoding SDR family NAD(P)-dependent oxidoreductase, with amino-acid sequence MDFGLKDKVALVTGAARGIGKAEALALAAEGCAIAINDIDAAAAERTVGELREAGTRAVACIGDVSEPEGAEKVVRQAAAELGGLAILVNNAGAGGRHLGAMAEDMQIEDFDIILRTHLRSTFLCSKYAVPLMRERGFGRVVNTSSMNVTGGGRPGVTNYSAAKAGVIGFTRTLAKEVGAGGITVNAIAPGYVETELIAGFSPEKRQVITGQNPLGRFCQPDEVGALIAFLCSEQAAFINGALICMDGGKRDFHWEEA; translated from the coding sequence ATGGATTTCGGACTGAAGGACAAGGTGGCGCTGGTCACCGGTGCGGCCCGCGGTATCGGCAAGGCGGAAGCCCTGGCGCTCGCGGCGGAAGGCTGCGCCATCGCCATCAACGATATCGATGCGGCCGCCGCCGAGCGCACGGTCGGGGAGTTGCGGGAGGCGGGGACCCGGGCGGTCGCCTGTATCGGCGACGTCTCCGAGCCCGAAGGCGCCGAGAAGGTGGTGCGCCAGGCCGCCGCCGAGCTCGGCGGCCTGGCGATCCTGGTCAACAATGCCGGCGCCGGGGGCCGCCATCTCGGTGCCATGGCCGAGGACATGCAAATAGAGGATTTCGACATCATCCTGCGCACCCACCTGCGCTCGACCTTTCTCTGCAGCAAATATGCCGTGCCGCTGATGCGTGAGCGCGGTTTCGGCCGGGTGGTCAACACCTCCTCAATGAACGTCACTGGCGGCGGCCGGCCAGGGGTGACCAATTATTCCGCCGCCAAGGCCGGTGTCATCGGTTTCACCCGGACGCTCGCCAAGGAGGTCGGCGCCGGCGGCATCACCGTCAATGCCATCGCGCCCGGTTATGTCGAGACCGAGCTGATCGCCGGCTTCTCGCCCGAGAAGCGCCAGGTGATCACCGGCCAGAATCCGCTCGGCCGGTTCTGCCAGCCGGACGAGGTCGGCGCGCTGATCGCCTTCCTGTGTTCTGAGCAGGCCGCCTTCATCAATGGCGCGCTGATCTGCATGGATGGCGGCAAACGCGATTTCCACTGGGAGGAAGCATGA
- a CDS encoding ABC transporter ATP-binding protein, which translates to MAKVSLNSVRKAYGGVVAVHGFDLDIQDGEFVVFLGPSGCGKSTTLRMIAGLEEITSGTIHIGARDVTGLEPKDRNIAMVFQNYALYPHKTIYENLAFGLRIRRMDPAEIDARVRKAAAMLGLDEYLARKPKQLSGGQMQRVALGRALVRNPDVFLLDEPLSNLDAKLRVRMREEIARLHQEVGTSMVYVTHDQVEAMTLANRIVIMRDGHVQQVGQPLQVYDRPANLFVAGFIGSPEMNLIEGRIENGGFVSGGLSVGLGHGVAAGEGTEVVLGIRPEHVTVADAPGAVPFNIHVLEQLGAQTLSIGEANGVRLRVLTERSDTLSARQSLAIGFQPHRLHLFSKSTGERLDALRS; encoded by the coding sequence ATGGCCAAGGTCAGTCTGAACAGCGTGCGCAAGGCCTATGGCGGCGTGGTCGCCGTGCATGGTTTCGATCTCGACATCCAGGACGGCGAATTCGTCGTGTTCCTCGGGCCGTCGGGCTGCGGCAAGTCGACCACGCTCAGGATGATCGCGGGCCTGGAGGAGATCACCTCGGGCACCATCCATATCGGGGCGCGTGACGTCACCGGGCTCGAACCGAAGGACCGGAACATCGCCATGGTGTTCCAGAACTACGCGCTCTATCCGCACAAGACGATCTACGAAAATCTCGCCTTCGGGCTGCGCATCCGGCGGATGGATCCGGCCGAGATCGATGCCCGCGTGCGCAAGGCCGCGGCCATGCTGGGCCTCGACGAATATCTGGCGCGCAAACCCAAGCAGCTGTCCGGTGGGCAAATGCAACGCGTGGCGCTCGGCCGCGCCTTGGTGCGCAACCCGGACGTCTTCCTGCTCGACGAGCCCTTGTCCAACCTCGACGCCAAGCTGCGGGTGCGCATGCGCGAGGAGATCGCGCGCCTCCACCAGGAGGTCGGCACCAGCATGGTCTATGTCACCCACGACCAGGTCGAGGCGATGACGCTCGCCAACCGCATCGTCATCATGCGCGACGGCCATGTCCAGCAGGTCGGCCAGCCGTTGCAGGTCTATGACCGGCCGGCCAATCTGTTCGTCGCCGGCTTCATCGGCTCGCCCGAGATGAACCTGATCGAGGGCCGCATCGAGAATGGCGGCTTCGTGTCGGGCGGACTGAGCGTCGGGCTTGGGCACGGCGTGGCGGCCGGCGAGGGCACCGAGGTGGTGCTCGGCATCCGGCCCGAACATGTCACCGTCGCGGATGCGCCCGGCGCCGTCCCCTTCAACATCCACGTGCTCGAACAGCTGGGCGCCCAGACCCTGTCGATCGGCGAAGCCAATGGCGTGCGCCTGCGCGTTTTGACCGAGCGCTCCGACACGCTGAGCGCCCGCCAAAGCCTTGCCATCGGCTTCCAGCCGCATCGGCTGCACCTGTTTTCGAAGTCCACCGGCGAGCGGCTCGACGCTCTCCGTTCATAA
- a CDS encoding carbohydrate ABC transporter permease: MTRSLPARLGLLAAAVVISVYSAFPIYWMVVSSLREPTSLLHRISLMPGPFTFEYYRNLLELTDYPAHFVNSVVVAVITVVVTMIFSVMIAYAVTRHRIRGKKLIVGAMLYAYMFPPLLIAIPMFAIFAKLGLSDSLTGLIASHLTLTLPLGVWFLWGFFKNMPFELEEAAMVDGCTRLGAFLRVVLPLSLPGLITVAIFSFLLSWTDYTFALIMIGSDANKTLPVGLSSMVGSFDLRWGEIMAGSTLIALPLFGAFALLSQYFIQGLGAGAVKG; encoded by the coding sequence ATGACCAGGTCCTTGCCCGCCCGCCTGGGTCTCTTAGCCGCCGCCGTCGTCATCTCCGTTTATTCGGCCTTTCCGATCTACTGGATGGTGGTGTCGAGCCTGCGCGAACCAACCAGCCTCCTGCACCGGATCTCGCTGATGCCGGGGCCGTTCACGTTCGAATATTACCGGAACCTCCTGGAGCTGACCGACTACCCCGCCCATTTCGTCAACAGCGTGGTGGTCGCGGTCATCACCGTGGTCGTCACCATGATCTTCTCGGTGATGATCGCCTATGCGGTGACCCGCCACCGCATCCGCGGCAAGAAGCTGATCGTCGGCGCCATGCTCTACGCCTATATGTTCCCGCCGCTCTTGATCGCCATTCCGATGTTCGCGATCTTCGCCAAGCTGGGCTTGAGCGACAGCCTGACCGGCCTGATCGCCTCGCATCTGACGCTCACCTTGCCGCTCGGCGTCTGGTTCCTCTGGGGCTTCTTCAAGAACATGCCGTTCGAACTGGAAGAGGCGGCCATGGTCGACGGCTGCACCCGGCTCGGCGCCTTCCTGCGCGTCGTGCTGCCCTTGTCGCTGCCGGGCTTGATCACGGTGGCGATCTTCTCGTTCCTGTTGTCCTGGACCGACTACACCTTCGCGCTGATCATGATCGGCTCGGATGCCAACAAGACGCTGCCGGTGGGGCTGTCCTCGATGGTCGGCTCGTTCGACCTGCGCTGGGGCGAGATCATGGCCGGCTCGACGCTCATCGCTTTGCCGCTGTTCGGCGCTTTCGCGCTGCTCAGCCAATATTTCATCCAGGGCCTCGGTGCCGGCGCCGTCAAGGGGTGA
- the xylB gene encoding xylulokinase, with protein sequence MSKPDPILIGIDLGAGSLKVSAIRADGSLVAEAGAPVATATPHPGWSEQDPFDWWRAVIAAVPPVAEAACKAGSIAAISFSAGAHTQVLEDAEGQVIRPAILWNDQRSRAETQELRDLADQRILDIGANRANPTWTLPQMLWVRRQEPEAFARVKRLYLAKDWLRSRFTGTFETDTIDALGTLMLDAHKGVWSDELCAMIGWPMDTLPPIVQPRAVVGGVTAEAARLTGLPEGTPVVCGTSDTAAETFGAGMVREGLGVVKLATAATVNVLSKTARPDFALINYFHVVPDHWYVIAATNSCASAHKWLRDTFFKRPGEEGGPVFDHMDRLAAAVAPGSEGLFFHPYLNGERSPHWDPLLRADFVGAGFNHGPGHFVRALYEGVAYSLRDCLEVLRERDLGFTTARLTGGGARSPLWRQIVADVLNVTVELPAVADASFGAALLAGVGVGVFADEQAAAKAVGIVATHRPDPARSAVYDRGFPIYRDIQRALAPLNHRIHDFVGGR encoded by the coding sequence ATGTCTAAGCCCGATCCCATTCTCATCGGCATCGATCTCGGCGCCGGTTCGCTGAAGGTCAGCGCCATCAGGGCCGATGGCAGCCTGGTGGCCGAGGCTGGCGCGCCGGTCGCGACCGCCACGCCGCATCCCGGCTGGAGCGAGCAGGACCCGTTCGACTGGTGGCGCGCGGTGATCGCCGCCGTGCCGCCGGTGGCGGAGGCGGCCTGCAAGGCCGGTTCGATCGCGGCGATCTCGTTTTCCGCCGGCGCCCATACCCAGGTGCTCGAAGATGCCGAGGGCCAGGTGATCCGCCCGGCGATCCTGTGGAACGACCAGCGGAGCCGGGCCGAGACCCAGGAGCTGCGCGACCTTGCCGACCAGCGCATTCTGGATATCGGCGCCAACCGGGCCAATCCGACCTGGACCTTGCCGCAGATGTTGTGGGTCAGGCGTCAGGAACCCGAGGCTTTCGCCCGGGTGAAGCGGCTTTATCTCGCCAAGGACTGGCTGCGCTCGCGTTTCACCGGCACTTTCGAGACCGACACGATCGACGCCTTGGGCACGCTGATGCTGGATGCCCACAAGGGTGTCTGGTCGGATGAGCTCTGCGCCATGATCGGCTGGCCGATGGACACGTTGCCGCCGATCGTTCAGCCGCGCGCCGTCGTCGGCGGGGTGACGGCGGAGGCCGCGCGCCTCACCGGCCTCCCCGAGGGCACGCCTGTCGTCTGCGGCACCTCGGATACGGCGGCCGAAACCTTCGGCGCCGGCATGGTCCGCGAAGGGCTCGGCGTGGTGAAGCTCGCGACCGCGGCCACCGTCAACGTTCTCTCGAAGACGGCGCGGCCGGACTTCGCGCTGATCAATTATTTCCACGTCGTGCCCGACCATTGGTATGTCATCGCCGCGACCAATTCCTGCGCCTCGGCGCATAAATGGCTGCGCGACACCTTCTTCAAGCGGCCGGGCGAAGAGGGCGGCCCGGTGTTCGACCATATGGACCGGCTGGCCGCGGCGGTCGCGCCCGGTTCCGAAGGGCTGTTCTTCCATCCCTATCTGAATGGCGAGCGCAGCCCCCATTGGGACCCGCTGCTGCGTGCCGATTTTGTCGGCGCCGGCTTCAACCATGGGCCCGGCCATTTCGTCCGGGCGCTTTACGAGGGCGTCGCCTATTCGCTGCGCGACTGCCTGGAGGTGCTGCGCGAGCGCGACCTCGGTTTCACCACCGCGCGGCTGACCGGTGGTGGTGCCAGAAGCCCGCTCTGGCGTCAGATCGTCGCCGATGTCTTGAACGTGACGGTCGAATTGCCGGCGGTCGCCGACGCCTCTTTCGGCGCGGCTTTGCTGGCCGGTGTCGGGGTTGGCGTCTTCGCCGACGAGCAGGCGGCGGCCAAGGCGGTCGGCATCGTCGCCACCCACAGGCCGGATCCGGCGCGCTCCGCGGTCTATGACCGGGGTTTTCCCATTTATCGCGACATTCAGCGGGCCTTGGCGCCGCTCAATCATCGCATCCACGATTTCGTCGGGGGGCGCTGA